A stretch of Episyrphus balteatus chromosome 2, idEpiBalt1.1, whole genome shotgun sequence DNA encodes these proteins:
- the LOC129911316 gene encoding uncharacterized protein LOC129911316 has protein sequence MDSNSGRHIVSPTIAYHTSIFIFVVRGKSILSSLGRLAKPFTINLWVLVAGFLLFTMLFTSVLKVMKLKVYQFVFGKENHSPVTNFFALFLGYGVSQTPRRNFARYIFVLLLFLTLVLRSAYQGSLYDAFRKDSFDSKLSGYDDLIKSNYVLLSPPEAPYLPNYPNKLISIVLTHGYEKRLTKLETLENRYTTLVVLDAFLYYVQKKLRNGTELLLIPERVNSFQLVMFLPKHSIYLSVFNRKLKELAAAGITSKFSSESTSIDQIIKAYLMRQREKLPLHNARLSALYGIWFISLGVSLVVFILEILSVRNRKLQKLFL, from the coding sequence ATGGATTCAAATTCAGGCCGACATATTGTTTCACCAACCATAGCCTATCACACGTCAATATTTATATTTGTGGTTCGAGGAAAAAGTATATTAAGTTCATTGGGTCGTCTTGCTAAGCCATTTACAATTAATTTGTGGGTTCTCGTGGCTGGATTTCTTCTCTTTACCATGCTCTTTACATCAGTCTTGAAAGTGATGAAGCTTAAAGTTTATCAATTTGTCTTTGGAAAAGAGAATCACAGTCCAGTGACgaatttttttgcactttttcttGGATATGGAGTAAGTCAAACACCACGTCGCAATTTCGCCAGATACATTTTCGTACTGCTCCTTTTCCTCACTCTCGTCTTGCGAAGTGCTTATCAAGGATCTCTGTATGATGCTTTTCGTAAAGATAGCTTTGATTCTAAGCTCTCAGGATATGATGATTTAATTAAATCGAACTACGTACTTTTATCTCCTCCAGAAGCTCCTTATTTACCTAACTATCCAAATAAGCTTATTAGCATAGTTCTAACACATGGTTACGAAAAGAGACTTACAAAATTAGAAACATTGGAAAATAGATATACAACATTAGTTGTACTAGATGcttttttatattatgtacaaaaaaaattaagaaacggAACTGAACTTCTTTTAATCCCAGAACGTGTTAATAGTTTTCAATTGGTAATGTTTTTGCCAAAACATTCGATTTATTTGTCagtttttaatagaaaattaaaGGAATTAGCTGCTGCAGGAATAACATCAAAATTTAGTAGTGAATCTACAAGTATTGATCAAATAATTAAAGCATATTTAATGCGGCAAAGAGAGAAGTTACCATTGCACAATGCACGGCTTTCGGCATTATATGGAATTTGGTTTATATCGTTAGGAGTTTCTTTAGTggtatttattttggaaatacTTTCAGTTCGTAATAGAAAGTTacagaaattatttttgtaa